A region of Thermovibrio ammonificans HB-1 DNA encodes the following proteins:
- a CDS encoding Rad52/Rad22 family DNA repair protein — MEKNYWTQVVEKIDKILENEGEKAIQEVPGRGRTLYGYRPQFVIDAINRVLGAHNWGYEVLEQSVTETTGKKGEKKFLAWAKVKVWVGKPESAKVAFGGSENYTPGDALKGATTDAVQKGLSLFSIGRKAYRGELKELLPQQNGPKASEKQLKLIKQLADEVKFDLSEVNLKNLSQTGASQLIKELLSKRKAG, encoded by the coding sequence ATGGAGAAAAACTACTGGACACAAGTTGTTGAGAAAATCGATAAAATCCTTGAAAACGAAGGAGAAAAGGCCATTCAAGAAGTCCCCGGAAGGGGAAGAACCCTCTACGGCTACAGGCCCCAGTTTGTAATAGATGCCATCAATAGAGTGCTCGGAGCCCACAACTGGGGTTACGAAGTCCTCGAACAGAGCGTAACGGAAACTACAGGCAAAAAGGGCGAAAAGAAATTCCTCGCCTGGGCAAAAGTAAAAGTGTGGGTAGGTAAACCCGAATCTGCAAAGGTGGCCTTCGGCGGAAGCGAAAACTACACACCCGGAGACGCCCTGAAAGGGGCAACAACCGACGCCGTTCAAAAGGGGCTTTCGCTCTTCTCCATAGGCCGCAAGGCCTACAGGGGAGAGCTCAAAGAGCTTCTCCCTCAACAGAACGGACCGAAAGCCTCCGAAAAGCAGCTGAAGCTCATAAAACAGCTGGCAGACGAAGTAAAATTCGACCTCTCCGAAGTTAACCTGAAAAACCTCTCCCAAACCGGAGCATCCCAGCTTATAAAAGAGCTTCTCTCAAAGAGAAAAGCCGGCTAA
- the infC gene encoding translation initiation factor IF-3, which translates to MDKTRVNERIRAREVLVIDEDGTKLGVMPTYKALELARDKGLDLVEVSPNANPPVCRIMDFGKYKYQMQKKMHEAKKKQKTVEVKTVKVRPKTDEHDMQVRIKQVRRFIEKGDKVKAVVMFRGREQAHLEIGEAQLMKIYEAVKDIAEMERKPKKEGRDMIMILAPKKK; encoded by the coding sequence CTGGACAAAACAAGGGTAAACGAGAGAATCAGGGCAAGGGAGGTCCTGGTAATAGACGAAGACGGCACAAAACTCGGCGTAATGCCGACCTACAAGGCCCTTGAGCTCGCAAGGGACAAAGGGCTCGACCTTGTTGAGGTCTCACCGAACGCCAACCCGCCAGTGTGCAGGATAATGGACTTCGGGAAGTACAAGTACCAGATGCAGAAAAAGATGCACGAGGCCAAGAAGAAGCAGAAAACGGTAGAGGTGAAAACCGTTAAGGTGAGGCCCAAAACCGACGAACACGATATGCAGGTAAGGATTAAACAGGTGCGCCGCTTTATCGAGAAGGGAGACAAGGTAAAGGCCGTTGTTATGTTCAGGGGTAGGGAGCAAGCCCACCTTGAGATTGGAGAGGCGCAGCTTATGAAGATATACGAGGCGGTTAAGGATATAGCCGAGATGGAGCGTAAGCCCAAGAAAGAGGGCAGGGACATGATTATGATACTTGCCCCCAAGAAGAAATAG
- the rplT gene encoding 50S ribosomal protein L20 codes for MRVKYSPRRKRRKKLKKLTKGYFGGRSRLYRTMKIAVMKSLFYAYQHRRKRKRDFRRLWITRINAAVRPFGINYSRFIHGLKKAGIELDRKVLADIAVRDPEAFKVIVEKAKAALSA; via the coding sequence ATGAGGGTTAAGTACAGCCCGAGAAGGAAGAGGCGTAAGAAGCTGAAGAAGCTCACCAAAGGTTACTTCGGCGGCCGCTCAAGGCTCTACAGGACTATGAAAATCGCCGTAATGAAGTCCCTCTTCTACGCTTACCAGCACAGGAGGAAGAGGAAGAGGGATTTCAGGAGGCTCTGGATTACAAGGATTAACGCAGCCGTAAGGCCCTTCGGCATCAACTACAGCAGGTTCATCCACGGCCTTAAGAAGGCCGGTATCGAGCTCGACAGGAAGGTCCTTGCCGACATAGCCGTTAGGGACCCCGAAGCCTTCAAGGTTATCGTTGAGAAGGCTAAAGCCGCTCTCTCCGCTTAA
- a CDS encoding LolA family protein, whose translation MRKSTIALTLLITIPAAAHPSETPLKELSGAESLKIEFRQKTKLPVAGDEVTLYRGVIYYKRPLKFLWEYTRGSNLRIISNGKEVETRFGDGQCQVEPLNPENALFPLLLLAENYKTFKKYYTVKEEKEGKNLQTFTVEPKFKDPFFTKITFTFFKGKLKEVKTVQADGTESTYLIDSVKKNPKLPDSLFKLPPCR comes from the coding sequence ATGAGAAAGAGTACAATAGCCCTAACTCTACTGATTACCATACCGGCGGCGGCACACCCTTCCGAGACCCCACTGAAGGAGCTATCGGGGGCAGAAAGCCTGAAAATAGAGTTCAGACAGAAAACGAAACTGCCCGTAGCCGGCGACGAAGTGACCCTCTACCGAGGAGTAATTTACTACAAAAGGCCACTAAAGTTCCTCTGGGAGTACACCCGGGGAAGTAACCTCCGAATAATCTCAAACGGGAAAGAGGTAGAAACCCGCTTCGGAGACGGCCAGTGTCAAGTAGAGCCACTGAACCCCGAAAACGCCCTCTTTCCCCTGCTCCTCCTTGCCGAAAACTACAAAACGTTTAAAAAGTACTACACAGTAAAAGAGGAGAAAGAAGGAAAAAACCTCCAAACCTTTACAGTAGAGCCTAAGTTCAAAGACCCGTTCTTTACCAAAATAACCTTCACCTTCTTCAAGGGGAAACTCAAAGAAGTAAAAACGGTTCAGGCCGACGGAACCGAGTCAACCTACCTCATAGACTCGGTGAAGAAAAACCCCAAGCTCCCCGACTCCCTCTTTAAACTCCCTCCCTGCCGGTAG
- the rsmD gene encoding 16S rRNA (guanine(966)-N(2))-methyltransferase RsmD, with amino-acid sequence MRVVGGKYRGRRIKSMPKRADTKLLRPTTERVKESVFSILNNYLEGVKFLDLFAGTGAVGIEALSRGASKVVFVENDRRFCNLIRENLCSLRVPPERYEIICGDYTEALKRLAKRGEKFDFIYADPPYEKGYYTRIVNMVKNLGLLDEDGLLILEEPKKNPFIPDDERWLVEKRHYGTTTVSFLNFSEGEE; translated from the coding sequence ATGAGGGTTGTTGGAGGTAAGTACAGGGGCAGAAGGATAAAGTCTATGCCCAAGCGGGCCGATACGAAGCTGCTCAGGCCTACAACCGAGAGGGTGAAGGAGTCGGTCTTTTCCATACTGAACAACTATCTTGAGGGTGTGAAGTTCCTTGACCTGTTTGCCGGAACCGGAGCTGTGGGAATTGAGGCCCTCAGCAGGGGAGCTTCTAAGGTTGTTTTCGTTGAGAACGACAGGCGGTTCTGCAACTTGATTAGGGAGAATTTGTGCTCTTTAAGGGTGCCGCCCGAGCGCTACGAGATAATCTGCGGAGACTACACCGAGGCCTTGAAGAGGCTTGCTAAAAGGGGGGAGAAGTTTGACTTCATCTACGCAGACCCCCCCTACGAGAAGGGCTACTACACGAGGATTGTGAATATGGTGAAGAACCTCGGCCTACTTGACGAAGACGGCCTTTTGATACTTGAGGAGCCGAAGAAGAACCCGTTTATACCCGACGACGAACGGTGGCTCGTTGAGAAGCGCCACTACGGAACGACAACCGTGAGCTTTCTGAACTTCAGCGAGGGAGAGGAGTGA
- a CDS encoding aminopeptidase — protein sequence MVNLWDWHQEGIDRGVYSLFRHNLCAGKADKVLLLTDTYKERVGELMFHYGSPLCGELLHHTYQPTGRHGLEPPESVWRAAFGPEFVQELKEKELLEKVLKKELTGDEEAEVKELLLETTAPEELPTAVIAVNRYSISHTLFRKLCTDFLSIRFASMPLFEPFMFSTSLRANWSEVERRSNAVADLLSRAVGARLVAPNGTDLTFSLEGRSGIADTGRICSPGDFGNLPAGEAFVAPVEGSGCGLLVVEYAPDRKLDSPVKLRFEGGKVVEVEGEEPFADYLRELFSREEGASNLAEFGVGTNDRAKVKTNILEAEKILGTCHVAVGDNSSFGGRVKANVHIDFLVEEPTVTLTLEGGEELTLLEEGKLKV from the coding sequence ATGGTGAACCTGTGGGACTGGCACCAGGAGGGTATCGACAGGGGCGTTTACTCCCTTTTCCGGCACAACCTTTGTGCAGGTAAAGCCGACAAGGTTCTGCTCCTTACAGACACCTACAAAGAGAGGGTGGGAGAGCTTATGTTCCACTACGGCTCTCCGCTGTGCGGTGAGCTCCTCCACCACACCTATCAGCCCACCGGCAGGCACGGCCTTGAGCCTCCCGAGAGCGTGTGGAGGGCCGCTTTCGGTCCGGAGTTCGTTCAAGAGCTTAAAGAGAAGGAGCTTTTAGAGAAGGTTCTTAAAAAGGAGCTCACAGGCGACGAAGAGGCCGAGGTTAAAGAGCTCCTACTTGAAACCACGGCTCCCGAGGAGCTTCCCACCGCAGTTATAGCGGTTAACCGTTACTCAATCTCCCACACCCTCTTCAGGAAGCTCTGCACCGACTTCCTCTCCATCCGCTTTGCCAGTATGCCCCTCTTTGAGCCCTTTATGTTTTCAACCTCTCTCAGGGCCAACTGGAGCGAAGTTGAAAGGCGCTCTAATGCGGTTGCAGACCTTTTAAGCCGTGCCGTTGGGGCGCGCCTTGTTGCTCCGAACGGAACCGACCTCACCTTCTCCCTTGAGGGGCGCTCCGGTATTGCCGATACGGGTAGAATCTGCTCCCCCGGTGATTTCGGCAACCTCCCTGCAGGTGAAGCCTTCGTAGCTCCCGTAGAGGGTAGCGGTTGCGGCCTCCTTGTTGTTGAGTACGCTCCGGATAGGAAGCTCGACTCCCCGGTGAAGCTCCGCTTTGAGGGGGGCAAGGTGGTTGAGGTTGAAGGTGAAGAGCCCTTCGCCGATTACCTCCGGGAGCTCTTTTCAAGGGAAGAGGGAGCCTCCAACCTTGCCGAGTTCGGTGTGGGAACCAACGATAGGGCGAAGGTCAAAACCAACATACTGGAGGCCGAGAAAATCCTCGGAACCTGTCACGTTGCCGTCGGAGACAACAGCTCCTTCGGCGGTAGGGTAAAAGCAAACGTTCACATAGACTTCCTTGTAGAGGAGCCTACGGTTACCCTTACCCTGGAAGGCGGAGAGGAGTTGACGCTCCTTGAGGAGGGGAAGCTGAAAGTTTAA
- a CDS encoding 6-carboxytetrahydropterin synthase, with protein sequence MFEISKVFEFSAAHSVHSQRLKPEWAGSSYPKCRRLPGHGHNYRLEVFLRAESLDSTQMVTDFGHLKWLKEFIDDCFDHKLLVGTDDPAFELLFGKLGYLENGEFKVPYGEATAVAVNRDFKVESFKVGSVALDLVKGSLNFLTFNGYTPKEESPLSDFYQRLTDGIALFCCSPTSENLAWFFYNFVNANIEPLGVICSKVAVYETPTSCAVYGEL encoded by the coding sequence ATGTTTGAGATATCGAAGGTTTTTGAGTTCTCTGCCGCCCACTCTGTCCACTCCCAGAGGTTGAAACCCGAGTGGGCGGGAAGCTCCTACCCGAAGTGCAGGCGCCTGCCCGGTCACGGCCACAACTACAGGCTTGAGGTTTTCCTGAGGGCAGAGTCTCTCGATTCCACCCAGATGGTTACGGATTTCGGCCACTTAAAGTGGCTTAAGGAGTTCATAGATGACTGTTTTGACCACAAGCTCCTTGTGGGCACGGACGACCCCGCTTTTGAGCTTCTCTTTGGGAAGCTCGGTTACCTTGAAAACGGCGAGTTTAAGGTTCCCTACGGGGAGGCAACGGCCGTTGCCGTTAACCGGGACTTTAAGGTGGAGAGCTTTAAGGTCGGCTCTGTTGCCCTCGATTTGGTGAAAGGGAGTTTAAACTTCTTAACTTTTAACGGCTATACTCCCAAGGAGGAGTCTCCTCTCTCCGACTTTTACCAGAGGCTTACAGACGGTATAGCCCTCTTTTGCTGCTCTCCGACCTCTGAGAACCTCGCCTGGTTCTTCTACAACTTCGTTAACGCAAATATTGAGCCCCTCGGGGTTATCTGTTCTAAGGTTGCCGTTTACGAGACTCCCACTTCCTGTGCCGTTTACGGGGAGCTATGA
- a CDS encoding excinuclease ABC subunit UvrC: MKEKLKEVPELPGVYLFKDSAGKVLYVGKSKNLRERLSTHLNATDPNDKSYRIVRASADFDYIVVRNEREALALEAELIKEHLPPFNVLLKDGKSYPYLVVTDEEFPTVKVVRRSFSGGGERFGPFVPPKSAYNLRELLTRLFRLRSCKELKKRDKPCLQYHIERCTAPCAGLVSKKEYRKQVERALRFLKGDVKGLISELHSEIEEAAEKLEFERAARLRDQLIAVKAVFEKSAPLFEEFKECDIFYLEERGELFTGVKLTVRGGIIYGKESFHLDPVDPWDEGLLSSVFSLGVEKLDVNTVGTMWLKAYYGEEGVPAGVKLLANFKPLGDYEVHPIPEELLPLLRRNRRAVSYSLSLKELEREFEEVFGEPLPLRVECFDISTLQGEATVASCVVWEKGQFKKDEYRRFKVKSVSGVDDYASMEEVLTRRFRRIKRGEVKEPDLVIVDGGIGQLNVALKVRDTFGLGFRVFSIAKREEVVYTDLGEVVETKRFPHLFRFFTSIRDEAHRFALSYNRKLRTDKMLHSFLSSVKGIGPKRRALIEKLYPDLSELAAVSPSELAKLGIPLKVAREVVERARELFKEV; this comes from the coding sequence ATGAAGGAGAAGTTAAAGGAGGTTCCGGAGCTTCCCGGCGTTTACCTCTTTAAGGATTCTGCGGGAAAGGTTCTCTACGTCGGGAAGTCTAAGAACTTGAGGGAGCGTCTCTCTACACATTTGAACGCTACAGACCCTAACGATAAGAGTTACAGGATAGTCAGGGCCTCTGCCGACTTTGACTACATAGTGGTGAGGAACGAGAGGGAGGCCCTTGCCCTTGAGGCCGAGCTTATAAAGGAGCACCTGCCTCCTTTTAACGTTCTGCTTAAGGACGGTAAGAGCTACCCCTACTTGGTTGTTACCGACGAGGAGTTTCCCACCGTAAAGGTTGTTAGACGCTCCTTTAGCGGCGGAGGGGAGCGCTTTGGGCCCTTCGTTCCCCCGAAGAGCGCTTACAACCTGAGGGAGCTTCTGACCCGCCTTTTCAGGCTGAGGAGCTGCAAGGAGCTTAAAAAGCGGGACAAGCCCTGTTTGCAGTACCACATAGAGAGGTGCACGGCCCCCTGTGCCGGCCTTGTCTCTAAGAAGGAGTACCGAAAGCAGGTAGAGCGGGCCCTGAGGTTTTTGAAGGGAGACGTTAAGGGGCTCATATCCGAGCTTCACTCCGAGATAGAGGAGGCCGCCGAGAAGCTGGAGTTTGAGAGGGCCGCGAGGCTGAGGGACCAGCTCATAGCGGTGAAGGCGGTCTTTGAAAAGAGCGCTCCCCTCTTTGAGGAGTTTAAAGAGTGCGACATCTTCTACCTTGAGGAGAGGGGGGAGCTCTTTACCGGCGTGAAGCTCACCGTGAGGGGCGGGATAATCTACGGCAAGGAGAGCTTCCACCTTGACCCTGTTGACCCTTGGGATGAGGGCCTTTTAAGCTCGGTCTTCTCCTTGGGGGTTGAGAAGCTCGACGTTAACACCGTTGGAACCATGTGGCTTAAGGCCTACTACGGTGAAGAGGGTGTACCTGCGGGGGTGAAGCTCCTTGCGAACTTTAAGCCGCTGGGTGACTACGAAGTTCACCCGATACCCGAAGAGCTTCTCCCCCTGCTCAGGCGCAACAGGCGGGCCGTTTCCTACAGCCTTTCGCTGAAAGAGCTCGAGAGGGAGTTTGAAGAGGTCTTCGGCGAGCCCCTTCCCTTAAGGGTTGAGTGTTTCGACATCTCTACCCTGCAGGGGGAAGCGACGGTTGCCTCTTGCGTTGTGTGGGAGAAGGGGCAGTTTAAGAAAGACGAGTACAGGCGCTTTAAGGTAAAAAGCGTTTCCGGCGTAGACGACTACGCCTCTATGGAGGAGGTTCTCACAAGGCGGTTCAGGCGGATAAAGAGGGGAGAGGTTAAAGAGCCCGACCTTGTTATCGTAGACGGTGGAATCGGTCAGCTCAACGTGGCCCTGAAGGTGAGAGACACCTTCGGCCTTGGCTTTAGAGTCTTTTCGATAGCCAAAAGGGAAGAGGTTGTTTACACAGACTTGGGGGAAGTTGTTGAAACCAAGCGGTTCCCCCACCTCTTTCGCTTCTTCACATCTATAAGGGACGAGGCCCACCGCTTTGCCCTTTCCTACAACAGGAAGCTGCGGACAGACAAGATGCTCCACAGCTTCCTGAGCTCCGTTAAGGGGATAGGACCGAAAAGGAGGGCCCTTATAGAGAAGCTCTACCCCGACCTCTCTGAGCTTGCCGCAGTATCTCCGTCTGAGCTTGCAAAACTCGGAATCCCCCTGAAGGTTGCCCGGGAAGTTGTTGAGCGGGCACGGGAACTCTTTAAGGAGGTGTGA
- a CDS encoding ABC transporter substrate-binding protein yields MDFERRLFLKLALFTGAVTVSPFAAALFWPEPEGRKGGGSIGVKVDLDRARFLPGRYGGTLLDATSSDPKTFNLVLANETSSTEAVGELFEGLTDVDVKTLKPVGALAVGWEFKDGGLRWVFNLRRGVLWFDGKPFTADDVVFTYRDIYFNPKIPNSTRDSFVVDGKLPEVRKLSSFQVEFILPSPFAPLLYSLAAPVFPKHVLEEAVKSGKFMETWTVSTPPEKLIGTGPYRLVKYEPGQFLVYERNRRYWKFDQWGKRLPYVEKKVKFILPDKNTQLLKFKAGELDFYGVRGEDYPDLSRGERSGHYTIYNLGPSLSADFICFNQKRDALPEWKWKLFSDRRFRWAMSHAVDRKGIVLTVYNGLGFPVYGPVTPANRLYWDPNYPKFPYNLQRAARLLRELGLKDRNGDGWLETPDGHRVEINLLTNSNNQARVQTGAIFKYDLKRLGIKVNFQPLDFNNLVDKLLHTHDFDAVIIGLTASVDPNSGRNVWMSSGQLHMWNPGQKKPATKWEAEVDRLFEEAAKTLDFKKRVELYKRAFWIICYQQPLIYIAAPLSLVAARNRVKNYFPTVWGTYKPERIFVEPTGREGV; encoded by the coding sequence TTGGACTTTGAAAGGCGTCTCTTCTTGAAGCTTGCCCTCTTTACAGGTGCCGTAACGGTCTCTCCCTTTGCTGCGGCCCTTTTCTGGCCGGAACCGGAAGGCAGGAAGGGGGGCGGTTCTATAGGCGTTAAGGTTGACCTGGACCGTGCCCGTTTTCTGCCGGGCCGCTACGGCGGAACTCTTCTGGACGCAACCTCGTCTGACCCGAAAACTTTTAACCTTGTTCTTGCCAATGAAACCTCTTCTACCGAAGCTGTTGGGGAGCTCTTTGAAGGCCTTACAGACGTTGACGTGAAAACCCTTAAACCTGTAGGGGCTTTGGCTGTTGGATGGGAGTTTAAAGACGGCGGTTTAAGGTGGGTATTTAACCTAAGGAGGGGCGTGCTCTGGTTCGACGGAAAGCCCTTTACCGCAGACGACGTTGTCTTTACCTATCGGGATATCTACTTCAACCCGAAGATTCCCAACTCTACCAGGGACTCTTTCGTTGTTGACGGGAAGCTGCCCGAGGTTAGGAAGCTCTCTTCGTTTCAGGTGGAGTTCATCCTCCCCTCGCCCTTTGCACCGCTTCTGTACTCGCTTGCTGCGCCCGTTTTCCCTAAGCACGTCCTTGAAGAGGCGGTAAAGAGCGGCAAGTTTATGGAGACGTGGACCGTATCTACTCCCCCCGAAAAGCTGATAGGCACCGGCCCTTACAGGCTTGTAAAGTATGAACCCGGCCAGTTTCTCGTTTACGAGAGGAACAGGCGCTACTGGAAGTTTGACCAGTGGGGAAAGAGGCTTCCCTACGTTGAGAAGAAGGTGAAGTTTATCCTGCCGGATAAAAACACCCAGCTCTTGAAGTTTAAGGCCGGTGAGCTCGACTTTTACGGTGTGAGGGGTGAGGATTACCCCGACCTTAGCAGGGGGGAGCGTTCCGGCCACTACACGATTTACAACCTCGGGCCCTCCCTCTCTGCCGACTTTATCTGTTTCAACCAAAAGAGGGATGCTCTGCCCGAGTGGAAGTGGAAACTCTTCTCCGACAGGCGCTTCCGCTGGGCGATGTCTCACGCGGTAGATAGGAAGGGAATCGTTTTAACCGTTTACAATGGCTTGGGCTTCCCCGTTTACGGACCGGTAACTCCGGCCAACAGGCTCTACTGGGACCCGAACTACCCGAAGTTCCCCTACAACCTGCAGAGGGCGGCTCGGCTTTTGAGGGAGCTGGGGTTAAAGGACAGGAACGGAGACGGCTGGCTTGAAACTCCCGACGGTCACAGGGTAGAGATAAACCTGCTTACAAACTCCAACAACCAAGCACGGGTTCAAACGGGGGCGATTTTTAAGTACGACCTTAAGAGGCTGGGTATAAAGGTGAACTTTCAGCCTTTAGACTTTAACAACCTTGTGGATAAGCTGCTCCACACCCACGATTTTGACGCCGTTATCATCGGCCTTACCGCTTCTGTAGACCCCAACAGCGGCAGGAACGTGTGGATGAGCAGCGGTCAGCTTCACATGTGGAACCCGGGGCAAAAAAAGCCGGCAACCAAGTGGGAGGCGGAAGTTGACCGGCTCTTTGAGGAGGCGGCAAAGACCCTCGACTTCAAAAAGAGGGTGGAGCTCTATAAGAGGGCCTTTTGGATAATCTGTTATCAGCAGCCCCTTATCTACATAGCCGCTCCCCTTTCGCTGGTTGCGGCACGGAACAGGGTGAAGAACTACTTTCCCACCGTTTGGGGAACTTACAAGCCCGAGCGGATTTTCGTTGAGCCTACCGGCAGGGAGGGAGTTTAA
- the thrS gene encoding threonine--tRNA ligase — MVVIELPDGSKLEFQGPTTVKEIAGKIAKSLEKNAVGAVFNGELIDVHTPITESGRIRIITPKDPESLEILRHSAAHLLAKAVKKLYGNNEVKLGIGPATQEGFYYDFDLPVSISEEDLPKIEAEMEKIVKAKEPFRREVISREKARELFKNDPYKLKLLESIPEEEEVSIYWLGEDFFDLCKGPHVEHAGQIKAFKLLSVAGAYWRGDSRNKMLQRIYGTAFWKKKELEEFLHRLEEAKKRDHRVLGKQLDLFGIYEEAGPGLVFWHPNGAIIRQEIEQWVEEEHRKRGYQRIYTPHIMKADLWKRSGHYNFYRENMFFVPVVEHDEEERLGNDEVPLTCSEIEKAHWYAVKPMNCPGHILIYKSQVRSYRDLPIRFFEFGTVYRYEKSGSLHGLLRVRGFTQDDGHIFCRPDQLKEEIQGVMDYIMDLLSTFKLDYVINVGTRPEKFIGTEEAWEHATNALIEALKERGFEYNIVEGDGAFYGPKIDIAVLDAIGRKWDGPTIQVDFNLPERFDLTYVDRDGQKKRPVMVHRAIMGSIERFIGLLIEHYAGLFPTWLAPVQAVIIPVSDKYLDYADEVYAKLKEAGIRVKLDDESAKVGYKIRKAETQKIPYMLIVGEREKENQTVSVRSKREGDLGEMELQQFLDKILTEIKEKA; from the coding sequence ATGGTTGTAATAGAGCTTCCCGACGGGAGCAAGCTGGAGTTCCAGGGCCCCACAACGGTTAAAGAGATAGCCGGGAAGATAGCCAAGAGCCTCGAGAAAAACGCCGTAGGGGCTGTTTTCAACGGAGAACTGATAGACGTCCATACCCCCATAACCGAAAGCGGCAGGATAAGGATAATCACCCCCAAAGACCCTGAATCCCTCGAGATACTCAGGCACAGCGCCGCCCACCTCCTTGCAAAGGCGGTAAAAAAGCTCTACGGCAACAACGAGGTAAAACTGGGCATAGGCCCTGCAACCCAAGAGGGCTTCTACTACGACTTCGACCTACCGGTCTCCATCTCCGAAGAGGACCTGCCCAAAATAGAGGCGGAGATGGAGAAGATAGTAAAGGCAAAAGAGCCCTTCCGCAGGGAAGTTATCTCAAGGGAGAAGGCAAGGGAGCTCTTCAAAAACGACCCATACAAGCTGAAGCTCCTCGAGTCGATACCCGAAGAGGAAGAGGTCTCCATCTACTGGCTCGGAGAGGACTTCTTCGACCTGTGTAAAGGCCCCCACGTTGAACACGCCGGCCAGATAAAGGCCTTCAAACTCCTTTCGGTGGCCGGTGCCTACTGGAGGGGAGACTCAAGGAACAAAATGCTCCAGAGGATATACGGAACCGCCTTCTGGAAAAAGAAAGAGCTTGAGGAGTTCCTCCACAGGCTCGAAGAGGCCAAAAAGAGGGACCACAGGGTTCTGGGCAAACAGCTCGACCTCTTCGGCATATACGAAGAGGCCGGCCCAGGCCTCGTCTTCTGGCACCCGAACGGGGCCATAATAAGGCAGGAAATAGAGCAGTGGGTAGAAGAGGAGCACCGGAAGAGGGGCTACCAGAGAATCTACACTCCCCACATAATGAAGGCAGACCTCTGGAAGCGCTCGGGCCACTACAACTTCTACAGGGAGAACATGTTCTTCGTTCCCGTTGTTGAGCACGACGAGGAGGAGCGCCTGGGCAACGACGAAGTGCCCCTCACCTGCTCCGAAATAGAGAAGGCCCACTGGTACGCGGTAAAGCCGATGAACTGTCCGGGCCACATTCTCATATACAAGTCCCAGGTGAGAAGCTACCGGGACCTGCCCATCAGGTTCTTCGAGTTCGGAACCGTTTACAGGTACGAAAAGAGCGGCTCCCTCCACGGCCTGCTGAGGGTCAGGGGCTTCACCCAGGACGACGGCCACATCTTCTGCCGCCCCGACCAGCTGAAGGAGGAGATTCAAGGGGTAATGGACTACATAATGGACCTCCTCTCCACCTTCAAGTTAGATTACGTAATCAACGTGGGAACAAGGCCCGAGAAGTTCATAGGAACGGAAGAGGCCTGGGAGCACGCAACGAACGCCCTCATAGAAGCCCTTAAGGAGAGGGGCTTTGAATACAACATAGTAGAGGGCGACGGCGCCTTCTACGGCCCCAAGATAGACATCGCCGTCCTCGACGCAATCGGAAGGAAGTGGGACGGCCCGACGATTCAGGTCGACTTCAACCTGCCCGAGAGGTTCGACCTAACCTACGTAGACCGGGACGGCCAGAAGAAGCGCCCGGTAATGGTTCACAGGGCGATAATGGGAAGCATAGAGCGGTTCATAGGGCTGCTCATAGAGCACTACGCAGGGCTCTTTCCCACCTGGCTGGCGCCCGTTCAAGCGGTGATAATCCCGGTGAGCGACAAGTACCTGGACTACGCAGACGAGGTTTACGCCAAGCTCAAAGAGGCCGGCATAAGGGTGAAGCTCGACGACGAGAGCGCCAAGGTCGGGTATAAAATACGCAAGGCAGAGACCCAGAAGATTCCCTACATGCTGATTGTAGGCGAAAGGGAGAAGGAGAACCAGACGGTTTCCGTCCGCTCAAAGAGGGAGGGAGACCTGGGAGAGATGGAACTTCAGCAGTTCTTGGATAAAATCTTAACCGAGATAAAAGAGAAAGCCTAA
- the rpmI gene encoding 50S ribosomal protein L35 — protein sequence MPKIKTRRSAAKRVKVTAKGKIKHWSPGKSHILTKKSRKRKRNLRKAKYLEGAQAANYKQLIIYM from the coding sequence ATGCCCAAGATAAAGACCCGCAGGTCTGCAGCCAAGAGGGTAAAGGTAACGGCCAAGGGGAAGATTAAGCACTGGTCCCCGGGGAAGAGCCACATCCTCACCAAGAAGAGCCGTAAGAGGAAGAGGAACCTCAGGAAGGCCAAGTACCTTGAAGGTGCTCAGGCTGCAAACTACAAACAGCTGATTATCTACATGTAA